One Deltaproteobacteria bacterium genomic window, TGGGAACCTGGTTGCCGATAAAACCACGAAGGGCAAAATATTCAGAGGCGCCCATCTCAGGAAACGTCTCCCCTAAAATATAAACCAAATCCCCGCTGCGCTTGGCATCCATGGTTACGCACCGGCGCACATCCGCAACGACGCTCACGACCGAAAACAGAACCGTGGGGGGGATGGAAATTTTTGTATTTCCGATCAGATAGTCGTTTTTCATCGAGTCTTTCCCCGAAATGCAGGGGACGCCAAAGGCCGTGGTATAGTCGTAGAGGGCCATGTTCGCCCGCACGAGCTGGGCCAGTTTGTATTCTCCATCTGGAGTTTTTTCCGACTGGATGGGGTCGCACCAGCAAAAATTATCCAAGCCGGCCATATGCCTCATGTTGCCGCCCACGGCCAGGTTATTGCGAATCGCTTCATCGATGGCGCAGGCCATCATATGGTAGGCATCAATGTCGCTGTATCGGGGGCAGATGCCGGAAGAGACGACGATTCCTTCCCAGGTCTCGAGGATCGGGCGCAAAACCGAGGCATCGCTGGGGCCATCGTTAAAAGTGCCCACCAGGGGTTTAATGGCACTCCCCCCTTGGACTTCGTGATCATATTGCCGGATGACCGATTCTTTGCTGCATACGTTATAACGGGAAAGGACCTGCTGCAAATAAGGAGTCAGATCTTCAGGATCCTGAAAAGAGGGCTCTGGGTAGACCTTTTTTTCCCAACGAGCGCGCAATTCCATTCGGGGATAACCGTTGTGGAGAAAATCCATATCAATAAAAGCGGCGGTTTTCCCATCAAAAAGAACATGAAATTTCCCGCTGTCGGTGAATTCACCCAAGACTGTAGCTTCCACCTCCATGCGGGAGGCTAAGTCCAAAAAGCGATTGATGTTTTCTGGAGGGACTGCCAGAGTCATGCGTTCCTGGGCTTCGGAAAGCAGGATCTCCCACGGATCAAGGCCTGCGTACTTGAGGGGAGCACGTTCCAGGTGCATCCGGCAGCCGTTACAATCCCTCGCCATCTCGCCTACAGATGATGAAAGGCCGCCGGCGCCGTTATCCGTAATGGCGTGATAAAGGCCCAAATCTCGGGCTCGGAGAAGAAAATCGGTCATGCGTTTTTGAGTAATCGGGTCCCCGATCTGCACGGCGCTGGTTGGGGATTCTTCGTGGAGTTCTTCTGAAGAGAAGGTGGCCCCGTGGATTCCATCCTTGCCGATGCGACCGCCGGTCATGACGATTAAGTCGCCGGGTTCTGCTCGTTTCTCATGGGAAGGCTCTCCCAAAATATTCTTGGGCATGATCCCCCCTGTCCCGCAATAAACCAGCGGTTTCCCTGCATAGCGGTCATCGAAAACGATAGAACCATTGACCGTGGGAACGCCGCTCTTGTTCCCTCCGTGTTCTACTCCTTCCCGTACACCTTCGTAAACCCGTTTCGGATGGAGAAGCCGGGGAGGGAGAGGCTTGGCATAATCCGGGGGAGCAAAGCAGAACGTATCCACATTAAAAATCAGTTTGGCCCCTTTGCCAGTCCCAAAAGGATCCCGGTTAACACCCACGATACCAGTGAGGGCCCCCCCATAGGGGTCGAGGGCTGAAGGACTGTTGTGCGTCTCCACTTTGAAAACGAGGTTCCAATCCTGGTTAAAGCGCATGACGCCAGCATTATCTTTGAATACCGAAACGCACCAGTCTTGGGCCCCCATGGCCTTGCGGATTTCCTCGGTGGAACGTTTGATATAAGTATCGAACAGGCTGTCGATGCGTTGGACTTTTCCCTCTTCGTTCCAGTATTCGATCAAGCCATTAAAGATTTTATGTTTACAATGCTCCGACCAGGTTTGAGCTAAGGCCTCCACTTCGCAGTCCGTAAGGTTTTCCCCGCGACCTGCCTTTTCCCGTTCTTCTCGCACCCTTGGGTTTTCAGCATAATTTCTAAGGGCTTTCATTTCTTTCAGGCTCAAAGCTAAAACTCGTTCAGAGCTCAGGCGCATCAATTCTTCCTCACTCACCTGAAGGTTAATTTCGATCACCCGGATTTCTTTCTTTCCCGTCACTCTGGGGACAGTTACTTCCATGCCAATC contains:
- a CDS encoding AIR synthase-related protein gives rise to the protein MAYRVEISLKPTLRDARGERMKRRIIDDLNLFVESVVTIDVYTIDAALSAEEIEKVASGPFLDPIIQEFSVGKPIRHDFDWAIEVGYKPGVTDNVGRTAREAVELLLQRKFNTEEGVYTSVLCLIKGKLTREQAEHIATGLLANTLIQRFEVKDQLSWNPEIGMEVTVPRVTGKKEIRVIEINLQVSEEELMRLSSERVLALSLKEMKALRNYAENPRVREEREKAGRGENLTDCEVEALAQTWSEHCKHKIFNGLIEYWNEEGKVQRIDSLFDTYIKRSTEEIRKAMGAQDWCVSVFKDNAGVMRFNQDWNLVFKVETHNSPSALDPYGGALTGIVGVNRDPFGTGKGAKLIFNVDTFCFAPPDYAKPLPPRLLHPKRVYEGVREGVEHGGNKSGVPTVNGSIVFDDRYAGKPLVYCGTGGIMPKNILGEPSHEKRAEPGDLIVMTGGRIGKDGIHGATFSSEELHEESPTSAVQIGDPITQKRMTDFLLRARDLGLYHAITDNGAGGLSSSVGEMARDCNGCRMHLERAPLKYAGLDPWEILLSEAQERMTLAVPPENINRFLDLASRMEVEATVLGEFTDSGKFHVLFDGKTAAFIDMDFLHNGYPRMELRARWEKKVYPEPSFQDPEDLTPYLQQVLSRYNVCSKESVIRQYDHEVQGGSAIKPLVGTFNDGPSDASVLRPILETWEGIVVSSGICPRYSDIDAYHMMACAIDEAIRNNLAVGGNMRHMAGLDNFCWCDPIQSEKTPDGEYKLAQLVRANMALYDYTTAFGVPCISGKDSMKNDYLIGNTKISIPPTVLFSVVSVVADVRRCVTMDAKRSGDLVYILGETFPEMGASEYFALRGFIGNQVPKVNAPRAKALYEALGGAMAKGFVASCHDCSDGGQGVALAETAFSGALGMEVDLRRVPASGVDRNDVLLFSESPSRFVVTVHPKNQAAFEECLQGKVFAAIGRVVEGNNFTIFGLKGKVVVQADIFKLKEVWQRPLRF